From Sporocytophaga myxococcoides, one genomic window encodes:
- a CDS encoding universal stress protein has translation MDKLKILIATDFSEYARNAMKFALDFSDYYTLDIIIFHSLNSTKNSSLEAEDEKLRKEFDYAKRHNPNISVKTILAKEENVLNKINDIIEAEAVDYIVMGAKGKSGSEPTVFGSYISDILITANCPVFAIPLISHNKGISKILCLTEMEEPELKAIEQCLKLSRIHESEIVFYFASEHELSQTKRKLLKLKESIKKITSYPRIEFVTERSENILSSIENYICNSQPDLVVTLGKERSLWDRLFSKKITKNLCLHTTVPILSFPQRF, from the coding sequence ATGGACAAATTAAAGATTTTAATTGCCACTGACTTTTCAGAGTATGCAAGAAACGCTATGAAGTTTGCCCTTGACTTCTCTGATTATTATACACTTGATATAATTATATTTCATTCATTAAACTCCACAAAAAATAGTTCCCTTGAAGCTGAAGATGAAAAACTCAGAAAAGAATTTGATTATGCCAAACGACATAACCCCAATATTTCTGTTAAAACTATATTAGCTAAAGAGGAGAATGTTCTTAATAAAATAAATGACATAATTGAAGCAGAGGCTGTTGATTATATTGTAATGGGAGCAAAAGGTAAATCTGGCTCAGAGCCTACCGTATTTGGCAGTTATATCAGTGATATTCTTATTACAGCTAACTGTCCGGTTTTTGCAATTCCTTTAATAAGCCATAATAAAGGAATATCTAAAATACTTTGTTTGACAGAGATGGAAGAGCCGGAGCTTAAGGCTATTGAACAGTGCCTTAAATTATCAAGAATACATGAAAGTGAAATTGTGTTCTATTTTGCATCAGAGCATGAGCTGAGCCAAACAAAGAGAAAGTTGTTAAAATTAAAAGAAAGTATAAAAAAGATTACATCATATCCCCGAATTGAATTTGTAACTGAACGGTCAGAAAATATACTGAGCTCAATTGAAAACTACATATGCAATAGTCAACCAGATCTAGTTGTCACGTTGGGTAAAGAAAGAAGTTTATGGGATAGGTTATTCAGCAAGAAAATCACAAAAAACTTATGTTTACATACTACAGTTCCTATTTTGTCATTTCCTCAAAGATTCTGA
- a CDS encoding TolC family protein has translation MTKKISIAVLLLLTTSFAWAQTELSLKDAVNYALEYKSEAVKSKLDIQNSSYLIDEARANALPQINANGGLTYNPILQQTALSMGGETMVIKMGRPWQSTAALQLNQQLFNMSVFQGLKAAKSTREFYQINAELTDEQIVEKVANSYYEVFKTRSQIKTIDQTIQNTTRVRDVIESLTKSGLAKKIDLDRINVSLNNLKSGRLQLQNAVKLQENSLKFLIGMDISTDINLSENDFNAPKMLYSKEDLTVNKRTEIKLLEKQGDLLRLNKKVTQARSYPTLSLSANYGYFGLGSNFPYFAGNDPNVYWSKFSSVGLNLSIPIFNGFSNRSKVQQAEIEIKKFEADLKDTKLALSLAIENAFTQINNAQIALDNQESNLSLAKQVLENIENNYKNGLASLTDLLDAETSYSDAQNNYTNAIMDYKLAEIQLIKARGELKSYYTTE, from the coding sequence ATGACAAAGAAAATTTCCATAGCGGTACTGCTCTTGCTAACAACCAGTTTTGCCTGGGCGCAGACCGAGCTATCGCTGAAAGATGCGGTGAATTATGCCTTGGAGTATAAATCAGAAGCTGTCAAATCGAAGCTGGATATTCAGAACAGCTCCTATTTGATTGATGAGGCCAGAGCTAACGCCTTGCCTCAGATTAATGCCAATGGCGGACTCACATATAACCCTATATTGCAACAGACAGCCCTTAGTATGGGAGGAGAGACTATGGTAATAAAAATGGGTCGACCCTGGCAGTCAACCGCTGCTTTACAGCTCAATCAGCAACTGTTTAATATGTCTGTTTTTCAGGGACTAAAAGCGGCCAAATCTACCCGGGAGTTTTATCAGATCAATGCAGAACTTACAGATGAACAAATTGTAGAGAAAGTTGCAAATAGCTATTATGAGGTTTTTAAAACCCGGTCTCAGATCAAAACCATTGATCAAACGATTCAAAACACCACACGTGTAAGAGATGTAATCGAAAGTCTGACGAAAAGCGGATTAGCAAAAAAAATAGATCTTGATCGTATTAACGTATCCTTAAATAACCTGAAAAGTGGCAGATTGCAACTTCAAAATGCGGTAAAGCTACAGGAAAACTCTTTGAAGTTTCTGATTGGTATGGATATTAGTACGGATATAAACCTGTCCGAAAATGATTTCAACGCACCTAAAATGCTTTATTCAAAAGAAGATTTGACTGTTAATAAAAGGACAGAGATCAAACTTCTGGAAAAACAAGGTGATCTGCTTCGGTTAAATAAAAAAGTTACTCAAGCGAGAAGTTATCCTACTCTCAGCTTATCAGCGAATTATGGCTATTTCGGTCTGGGATCAAACTTTCCTTATTTCGCAGGAAACGATCCTAATGTGTATTGGTCTAAATTTTCATCTGTTGGTCTTAATTTGAGCATTCCGATATTCAACGGTTTCTCAAATCGCTCCAAAGTACAACAGGCCGAGATAGAAATTAAAAAGTTCGAAGCGGATCTGAAGGATACTAAACTGGCATTAAGTCTGGCCATAGAAAATGCCTTCACACAGATCAATAACGCTCAGATTGCACTCGACAATCAAGAGTCCAATCTGTCTCTGGCCAAACAGGTGCTGGAGAATATTGAAAACAATTACAAAAACGGGCTTGCATCGCTCACCGACCTTTTAGATGCTGAAACTTCCTATTCCGACGCTCAAAACAACTACACCAATGCCATAATGGATTATAAGCTGGCGGAAATACAACTTATAAAAGCGAGAGGGGAATTAAAATCATATTACACTACAGAATAA
- a CDS encoding efflux RND transporter permease subunit — MKLAEVSIKRPSIIIVLFTILTLGGIFSYSQLGYELVPKFETNVITIQTIYPGAAPSEVENSVTKKIEDAVSSLENVKKIESKSFESVSVVMITLNSNADVNFLLTDAQRKINAVVKDLPDDAETPSLNKFSLDDIPIIKLSATSKLSEKELYDLLDQKIQPVFARVDGVAKVDMIGGEAREIQVSVNPEKLQGYGLSIGQIEQIIAMSNMDFPTGNVKTRDNQTTIRLSGKFKSLDELRELPVMTPAGILIRLRDVADVQDGIEDPEKISRINQKNTILLQVYKQSDANAVAVSEKVKRAIQTIEKDYKAQGLGIEIASDNSDYTLKAANNVIFDLVLAIVLVGAIMLLFLHSIRNAAFTMVAIPLSLIATFIGLMLMGYTLNLMSLLALSLVVGILVDDAIVVIENIHRHMEMGKNKVRAAYDGAREIGFTVTAITLVIVVVFLPISLSTGLVANILRQFTVTVMIATLLSLLVSFTVVPWLYSRFGKLEHINGSSLFGRFLNAFESSLDRLTSGIGSILKWSLRSRINKLVTLAISVVMFFASLMLVGKGYIGSDFFPGNDKGEFYLQIEMNKDASIEQTNFMTQKAEAYLSQKQEVDRMITTVGQASDGMMSTSGTKYKSEIHIFVNKEHTKLEPTKVFSAKLKREMEGVLVGAKVKTVNIGIMGAENAPLKLTIIGSTQEDAMEFANQAANLLRNIPGSSQVKLTSEDGNPEINVKVDRDKMNSLGLNVASVGMAMRTAFSGNTDTKFRAGDKEYDINIRYDEMGRASINDVKDLKFINSHGQVIKLEQFADVSFGSGPTLLERRDKSPSVSVEAQVVGKPAGTIAQEWEAEFTKLNFKPGVSYKWGGNMENQSEGFGSLGIALLASILLVYLVMVALYDNFVTPFVVLFSIPLSFIGALLFLALFNQTLNIFTILGIIMLIGLVAKNAIMLVDFANHRKAEGFSTYEALVSANHARFRPILMTTIAMVIGMVPIAIAQGDGADMNRGLAIVIIGGLLSSLFLTLVIVPVVYSIFDSLGKRFGKGEKPNYAALMNEEENELIPELAEEHH; from the coding sequence ATGAAATTAGCAGAAGTATCCATCAAACGTCCCAGTATCATAATAGTATTGTTTACTATTCTTACGCTGGGCGGTATCTTTTCATATTCACAACTGGGTTATGAATTAGTACCAAAATTTGAAACGAACGTAATCACCATTCAGACGATTTACCCTGGTGCGGCACCTTCTGAAGTGGAAAACTCGGTCACTAAAAAGATTGAAGATGCAGTGTCATCACTGGAGAACGTTAAAAAGATCGAATCTAAATCGTTTGAAAGTGTATCTGTGGTGATGATCACGCTCAACAGTAATGCGGACGTCAACTTCCTGCTTACAGATGCTCAGCGTAAGATCAATGCAGTGGTCAAAGATTTGCCGGACGATGCAGAAACGCCGTCTCTAAATAAGTTTTCGCTGGATGATATTCCCATTATCAAGCTTTCAGCAACTTCCAAACTTTCCGAGAAAGAATTGTATGATCTGTTGGATCAGAAAATTCAACCTGTATTTGCCCGTGTAGATGGAGTTGCTAAAGTAGATATGATTGGTGGAGAAGCTCGTGAGATTCAAGTAAGTGTTAATCCTGAAAAACTACAGGGGTATGGATTGTCAATCGGACAGATTGAACAGATCATAGCCATGTCCAACATGGATTTTCCTACCGGAAACGTAAAAACGCGTGACAACCAAACTACCATCAGGCTATCAGGAAAATTCAAGTCGCTCGATGAATTGCGCGAGCTTCCTGTTATGACGCCGGCAGGTATTTTAATACGCTTAAGAGATGTGGCGGATGTGCAGGACGGTATAGAAGACCCTGAAAAGATTTCCCGAATCAATCAGAAGAACACGATCTTATTACAGGTTTATAAGCAATCAGATGCCAATGCCGTAGCTGTTTCAGAGAAAGTAAAACGTGCCATTCAAACCATCGAGAAGGATTACAAAGCTCAGGGCCTTGGTATTGAGATAGCAAGTGATAATTCTGATTATACTCTTAAGGCAGCCAACAATGTGATCTTTGATCTTGTGCTGGCTATTGTACTGGTTGGTGCAATTATGCTGCTTTTCCTTCATAGTATACGAAATGCAGCATTCACCATGGTTGCTATTCCATTGTCATTGATTGCAACATTCATAGGTTTGATGCTTATGGGATATACCCTCAACCTGATGTCTCTGCTTGCATTATCTCTGGTGGTGGGTATTCTTGTGGATGATGCTATCGTTGTTATTGAAAACATCCACCGCCATATGGAGATGGGTAAGAATAAGGTAAGGGCTGCATATGACGGAGCAAGGGAAATTGGCTTTACTGTTACCGCAATTACCCTGGTAATTGTTGTTGTTTTCCTTCCAATATCCTTGTCGACAGGACTCGTTGCCAACATTTTGCGTCAATTTACTGTGACTGTGATGATCGCTACGTTGCTGTCCCTTCTCGTTTCATTTACGGTAGTTCCATGGTTGTATTCCCGCTTTGGAAAACTTGAGCATATCAACGGTAGTTCGCTTTTTGGCAGATTTTTAAATGCCTTTGAAAGTAGTCTGGACAGGTTGACTTCCGGAATCGGTTCCATCCTGAAATGGTCATTGAGGAGCAGAATAAACAAGTTAGTTACTTTGGCAATCTCAGTTGTAATGTTTTTCGCCTCTCTGATGCTTGTAGGAAAAGGATATATCGGATCTGACTTCTTCCCTGGCAACGATAAAGGTGAGTTTTATCTGCAAATCGAAATGAACAAAGACGCTTCGATTGAGCAGACCAACTTTATGACTCAGAAGGCAGAAGCCTATTTGTCTCAAAAGCAGGAAGTAGATAGGATGATTACCACAGTGGGACAAGCCTCCGACGGAATGATGTCTACCTCCGGAACCAAATACAAATCTGAGATTCATATTTTCGTAAATAAGGAACACACTAAACTAGAACCTACCAAAGTGTTTTCTGCTAAACTTAAAAGGGAGATGGAAGGAGTACTTGTTGGAGCAAAAGTTAAAACCGTAAATATAGGTATTATGGGAGCTGAGAATGCACCATTGAAGCTGACTATTATTGGTTCAACCCAGGAAGATGCGATGGAATTTGCTAATCAGGCAGCGAATCTGTTACGCAACATTCCAGGATCTTCTCAAGTCAAGCTGACTTCGGAAGATGGTAACCCTGAAATCAATGTAAAGGTAGACAGAGACAAAATGAATTCGCTGGGATTAAATGTGGCTTCAGTGGGTATGGCAATGCGTACTGCATTCTCTGGAAACACCGATACCAAATTCAGAGCAGGAGACAAAGAATATGACATCAATATCAGATATGATGAAATGGGCAGGGCCTCTATCAATGATGTTAAAGATTTAAAATTCATTAATTCTCATGGACAGGTTATTAAGTTAGAGCAATTCGCAGATGTAAGTTTTGGCTCCGGACCAACACTTCTTGAAAGAAGAGATAAGTCGCCATCTGTGTCTGTAGAAGCACAGGTAGTAGGAAAACCTGCTGGTACTATAGCTCAGGAATGGGAGGCAGAGTTCACTAAACTGAACTTTAAGCCGGGAGTTTCATACAAATGGGGTGGTAATATGGAAAACCAGTCAGAAGGTTTCGGATCCCTGGGAATTGCCCTGCTAGCGTCTATTCTGTTGGTTTACCTGGTAATGGTGGCGCTGTATGACAACTTTGTTACACCTTTTGTGGTTCTGTTCTCTATTCCGTTGTCATTCATCGGAGCGCTGTTGTTCCTTGCATTGTTCAATCAAACACTGAACATCTTTACTATCCTGGGGATAATTATGCTGATCGGTCTGGTAGCGAAAAACGCTATCATGCTAGTTGACTTTGCCAACCATCGCAAGGCTGAAGGGTTCTCCACTTATGAGGCCCTTGTATCAGCAAATCATGCGCGATTCAGACCAATTCTTATGACTACTATTGCCATGGTAATAGGTATGGTGCCTATCGCTATTGCACAAGGTGATGGTGCGGATATGAACAGAGGTTTGGCAATTGTGATCATAGGAGGACTGTTATCTTCATTATTCCTAACCTTGGTAATAGTTCCTGTCGTATACTCAATATTCGATAGTTTGGGAAAACGGTTCGGCAAAGGTGAAAAACCGAATTATGCGGCCCTTATGAACGAAGAAGAAAATGAACTTATTCCTGAACTCGCTGAAGAGCATCATTAG
- a CDS encoding efflux RND transporter periplasmic adaptor subunit has product MDKNEDSAVNDSIDQSKIVELSQLQYQTIKVTLGNMVKKDLKSVVKANGYLKLPPQRFASVSTFMGGVVKNIYVIEGKYVKKDQVLATIEHPDFTRIQEEYLKTKDNLKFIQKDYERQKILYNNNIASGKVFQQTEANYESQLSKLASLTDQLKKLSISLDDLEKKKIVSQIPIKAPFSGYINKVNITIGSFAEPVKTIFELVDNSHIHAELMVYEQDWYKVKTGQKIAFYLPNEKDLEIMGEIFAVGKSFDPITRALGVHAEIVNNEKIGLVPGVYVNGLIDVGRTRVNALPVQSVVESGDKKYVFVFKKKQMRNNEIIYIYEMKEVETGVTELEFIEVTPLEDISNSDNIVINGAYYLLSQLKNTGEE; this is encoded by the coding sequence ATGGATAAAAATGAAGATTCAGCAGTGAATGATTCCATTGACCAGTCAAAGATTGTTGAATTAAGCCAGTTGCAATATCAAACGATTAAAGTCACACTTGGCAATATGGTAAAAAAAGATCTTAAAAGTGTGGTTAAGGCAAATGGATACCTAAAACTTCCTCCCCAAAGATTTGCATCTGTTTCTACCTTTATGGGAGGTGTAGTGAAAAATATTTATGTAATAGAAGGAAAGTATGTAAAAAAAGATCAAGTGCTTGCAACTATTGAGCATCCTGATTTCACCAGAATTCAGGAAGAATACCTGAAAACCAAAGACAATTTAAAATTCATTCAAAAGGATTATGAGCGGCAAAAAATACTTTATAATAATAATATAGCTTCAGGTAAAGTGTTTCAGCAGACTGAGGCAAATTACGAATCACAATTAAGCAAACTAGCTTCATTAACAGATCAACTAAAAAAACTTTCTATTTCTTTGGATGATCTTGAAAAAAAGAAGATTGTATCACAGATCCCAATTAAGGCTCCATTCAGCGGTTATATAAACAAGGTCAATATTACAATCGGAAGTTTTGCAGAACCTGTAAAAACAATTTTTGAATTGGTAGATAATAGTCATATTCATGCAGAACTGATGGTATATGAGCAAGATTGGTATAAGGTAAAGACTGGTCAGAAGATAGCGTTTTATTTACCTAATGAAAAAGATTTAGAAATTATGGGAGAAATATTTGCAGTTGGGAAATCATTTGATCCGATAACCAGAGCTTTAGGAGTTCATGCTGAGATTGTAAATAACGAAAAGATCGGACTAGTGCCGGGAGTTTATGTAAATGGACTTATTGATGTAGGAAGAACGAGGGTTAATGCATTGCCAGTTCAATCCGTTGTTGAGTCAGGGGATAAAAAATATGTCTTTGTTTTTAAAAAGAAACAAATGCGAAATAATGAAATTATTTATATATATGAAATGAAAGAAGTTGAAACTGGTGTAACAGAATTAGAATTTATAGAGGTCACTCCTTTAGAGGATATCAGTAATTCTGATAATATTGTAATAAATGGTGCATATTATTTATTATCACAATTAAAAAATACAGGAGAAGAATGA
- a CDS encoding efflux RND transporter periplasmic adaptor subunit, producing MKRIIISGLIILAAIGGIAYVLRSNKAKNEAQTAIVAQKNASVAVRAEVADYKQMNMQYAANGTFSAKQEVMISSEVSGKITNVLVREGAFVRAGQVLAVIRGDKLNVTLSNAQAVYENAKNEVERFESAYATGGVTKQQLDQIKLQLENARNNLQNARLTASDVNVKASFAGVVNKRSIEAGSYVSPGQQMFEIVNVSSLKQKVYVDEKNISSIKLGQQVKVETPVLPGKTWTGVVSFIAPKADGSLNFPVEIEIKNNPNNELKAGMYGTTRFGSDQTGDVLVVPRNAFVGNISSNQVFVIQDGKAILTQVVSGRNFGDYIEILSGVSKGQKVVVSGQINLLDQTLVEVIN from the coding sequence ATGAAAAGAATTATCATTTCAGGTCTTATCATACTGGCAGCTATTGGAGGAATTGCCTATGTGCTTCGCAGCAATAAAGCAAAAAACGAAGCACAGACTGCTATTGTAGCTCAGAAAAACGCTTCTGTAGCCGTACGCGCAGAGGTAGCTGATTACAAACAGATGAATATGCAGTATGCCGCCAATGGTACTTTTTCCGCAAAACAGGAAGTTATGATTTCTTCAGAAGTCTCTGGAAAAATAACTAATGTATTGGTAAGGGAAGGTGCATTTGTTAGAGCAGGTCAGGTATTAGCTGTCATAAGGGGAGATAAACTGAATGTAACCCTGTCAAACGCGCAGGCCGTGTATGAAAACGCTAAGAATGAAGTTGAGCGTTTTGAAAGCGCTTACGCTACTGGTGGTGTAACCAAACAGCAGCTGGATCAGATAAAGCTTCAATTAGAAAATGCCAGAAATAATCTGCAAAACGCTCGTCTTACCGCTTCTGACGTTAATGTAAAAGCGTCTTTTGCCGGTGTTGTAAACAAGCGCTCTATCGAAGCTGGCTCTTATGTTTCTCCGGGACAACAGATGTTTGAGATTGTCAATGTTTCCTCTCTGAAGCAGAAAGTTTATGTAGATGAAAAGAATATTTCTTCTATCAAGCTAGGTCAGCAGGTGAAGGTAGAAACACCGGTTTTGCCAGGAAAGACATGGACCGGAGTCGTTTCCTTTATTGCTCCAAAGGCAGATGGAAGTCTTAACTTTCCTGTAGAAATAGAAATCAAAAACAATCCCAACAATGAGCTTAAAGCCGGAATGTACGGAACCACACGCTTTGGAAGTGACCAGACTGGCGATGTGCTGGTAGTTCCAAGGAACGCTTTTGTGGGCAATATCAGCTCTAATCAAGTCTTCGTAATACAAGACGGAAAAGCGATCCTGACTCAGGTTGTTTCAGGCAGAAATTTTGGAGACTACATTGAGATTCTTTCTGGTGTCAGCAAAGGCCAGAAGGTAGTGGTATCAGGGCAAATCAACCTGCTTGACCAGACCCTTGTTGAAGTAATCAACTAA